Proteins encoded within one genomic window of Streptomyces sp. NBC_00523:
- a CDS encoding ATP-grasp domain-containing protein — protein MAHLLMVESWVGSMSRLLPRAIREGGHEFTFLTRDLHHYLRSAPEGTRHPLLAARNVLTAPTNDPDQLLPFAERAHQALGFDAVVSSCDYYLPVAARIAARLGLPGPAPEAMENACRKDATRNVLARAGVPGPRYAVCADWAGTAKAAARIGLPLVVKPVDLCAGMLVRRVDDEAQLADAHRALADFPVNARGQRRSPVILLEELLHGPEVSVETVTHRGRTRVIGVTDKSIGGAPAFVETGHMFPAALTEQDARAARDTAVRAIEALGLDGVVAHTEIKLTPAGPRVVEVNPRPAGNRITELVRHVTGIDLAAACVSVALGEEPDLRPHDTGLRSAAIGFLVPATGGVLDGIDGGDTAGEADDVLELSLAAPGTRVTAEGSNNGYLGHVMAGDTDGPGARARVEALLAGLRPRVVSR, from the coding sequence GTGGCTCATCTGCTGATGGTCGAGAGCTGGGTCGGGTCGATGAGCAGACTCCTGCCGAGAGCGATTCGGGAGGGCGGGCACGAGTTCACCTTCCTCACCCGCGATCTGCATCACTATCTGCGCTCGGCGCCGGAGGGCACCCGGCACCCGCTGCTCGCGGCCCGGAACGTGCTGACGGCCCCCACCAATGACCCCGACCAGCTGCTGCCGTTCGCCGAACGGGCCCACCAGGCCCTGGGTTTCGACGCCGTGGTCTCCTCCTGCGACTACTACCTGCCGGTGGCAGCCCGGATCGCGGCCCGCCTGGGGCTGCCCGGCCCCGCCCCCGAGGCAATGGAGAACGCCTGCCGCAAGGACGCCACCCGAAACGTCCTCGCCCGTGCCGGAGTGCCCGGGCCGCGCTACGCGGTCTGCGCCGACTGGGCCGGAACCGCCAAGGCGGCGGCCCGGATCGGGCTGCCGCTGGTCGTGAAGCCGGTGGACCTGTGCGCGGGGATGCTGGTGCGCCGCGTGGACGACGAGGCCCAGCTCGCCGACGCCCACCGCGCCCTCGCCGACTTCCCGGTCAACGCGCGGGGACAGCGGCGTTCCCCCGTCATCCTGCTGGAAGAGCTGCTGCACGGTCCCGAGGTCAGCGTCGAGACCGTCACGCACCGGGGGCGGACCCGGGTGATCGGGGTGACCGACAAGAGCATCGGCGGCGCCCCGGCCTTCGTGGAGACCGGGCACATGTTCCCGGCCGCCCTCACCGAACAGGACGCCCGCGCGGCCCGGGACACGGCGGTCCGGGCGATCGAGGCGCTGGGCCTGGACGGCGTCGTCGCGCACACCGAGATCAAACTGACGCCCGCCGGACCCCGCGTGGTGGAGGTCAACCCCCGCCCGGCGGGCAACCGCATCACCGAACTCGTCCGGCACGTGACCGGCATCGACCTCGCCGCCGCCTGTGTGAGCGTGGCCCTCGGCGAGGAGCCGGATCTGCGGCCGCACGACACCGGCCTGCGCAGCGCCGCCATCGGCTTCCTGGTGCCCGCCACCGGGGGAGTGCTGGACGGCATCGACGGCGGCGACACGGCCGGCGAGGCCGACGACGTGCTGGAGCTCAGCCTCGCCGCGCCCGGCACCCGGGTCACCGCCGAGGGCAGCAACAACGGATACCTCGGGCATGTGATGGCGGGCGACACCGACGGGCCGGGCGCCCGCGCCCGCGTGGAAGCGCTGCTGGCGGGCCTCCGCCCCCGGGTGGTGTCCCGATGA
- a CDS encoding DUF2000 domain-containing protein: MTAETAAPTPVRFDTKIAVLLRNDLETWQRLNVTAFLVSGLGTAAPELIGEPHTDADDTPYLPMFRQPVMVFEGTKEMLTTAHTRAVGRGVALSVFTSELFATGNDRDNRAAVRAVHRDSLDLVGIAVHGPRNAVDKILKGASMHR, translated from the coding sequence ATGACAGCTGAGACCGCCGCACCCACCCCCGTCCGCTTCGACACCAAGATCGCCGTGCTGCTCCGGAACGACCTGGAGACCTGGCAGCGGCTGAACGTCACCGCCTTCCTGGTCAGCGGTCTCGGTACGGCCGCCCCGGAGCTGATCGGCGAGCCCCACACGGACGCGGACGACACCCCGTACCTGCCGATGTTCCGCCAGCCGGTCATGGTCTTCGAGGGCACGAAGGAGATGCTGACCACCGCCCACACCCGTGCCGTCGGCCGGGGCGTCGCGCTGTCCGTGTTCACCTCGGAACTCTTCGCGACGGGCAACGACCGCGACAACCGCGCCGCCGTGCGCGCCGTTCACCGGGACTCGCTGGACCTGGTCGGGATCGCGGTGCACGGCCCCCGCAACGCGGTGGACAAGATCCTCAAGGGTGCGTCGATGCACCGGTGA
- a CDS encoding mycothiol transferase yields the protein MNVTDILTDGYSRIQETVHAAVEGLDPDALHARLDDDANSIAWLVWHLTRVQDDHIADAAGTEQLWTAQDWAGRFDLPLPADATGYGQSSKEVAAVRVGSADLLLGYYDAVHENTLAYLRGLDGHALARVVDEAWDPPVTLGVRLVSVLSDDLQHAGQAAFVRGVLERR from the coding sequence ATGAACGTCACCGACATCCTGACCGATGGGTACTCCCGCATCCAGGAGACCGTGCACGCGGCCGTCGAGGGCCTGGACCCCGACGCCCTCCACGCCCGGCTCGACGACGACGCCAACTCGATCGCCTGGCTCGTCTGGCATCTGACCCGCGTCCAGGACGACCACATCGCGGACGCCGCCGGCACCGAACAGCTCTGGACCGCCCAGGACTGGGCCGGCCGCTTCGACCTCCCCCTCCCCGCCGACGCCACCGGCTACGGGCAGAGCAGCAAGGAGGTCGCCGCCGTCCGCGTGGGCTCCGCCGATCTGCTCCTCGGCTACTACGACGCCGTCCACGAGAACACGCTCGCCTACCTCCGCGGCCTGGACGGCCACGCGCTGGCCCGCGTCGTGGACGAGGCATGGGACCCGCCCGTCACGCTGGGGGTGCGGCTGGTCAGCGTCCTGTCGGACGACCTCCAGCACGCGGGGCAGGCGGCGTTTGTCCGGGGCGTGCTGGAGCGCCGCTAG
- a CDS encoding tetratricopeptide repeat protein — translation MHSKALAPEYQGALTKMSVNASLTDVLAEGVRHLEEAERSGSAREVARAGLAVAEAHRRLGQVRDADSAWKASYRAARSADDAGAMAWALWSGGTLARQRGRLRLAFRLLGLAADLGKRGGDVVARGYSLAGLAETGRIQGDYRTVAALHEQLLAEARARGEARHTVWALEGIAQIHRNTGSFDTALAMFEEAAQLAGDADDRRGRAWALRGMADIISVRDNDPDRALELLAEAEVACREMKLSSALAYNHKMRANVLYRAGRHEEARQGYAGALEEFRAMAEPRGEALARLGLVKSLARLGRDAGETAADLDALRATLDRIGLLNARDMVDRAYAELGVERSGDTAADAGGGR, via the coding sequence ATGCACAGCAAGGCACTGGCGCCCGAATACCAGGGCGCCCTCACCAAGATGTCCGTGAACGCCTCCCTCACGGACGTACTCGCCGAGGGCGTACGCCACTTGGAAGAGGCCGAACGCTCCGGCTCCGCCCGGGAAGTGGCCCGCGCGGGTCTCGCCGTGGCCGAGGCACACCGCAGGCTCGGCCAGGTCCGGGACGCCGACTCCGCGTGGAAGGCGAGTTACCGCGCCGCGCGCTCGGCGGACGACGCCGGGGCGATGGCCTGGGCCCTGTGGAGCGGCGGCACACTGGCCCGCCAGCGCGGCCGGCTCCGGCTCGCGTTCCGGCTCCTGGGCCTGGCGGCGGACCTGGGCAAGCGGGGCGGGGACGTCGTCGCCCGGGGTTACTCGCTCGCCGGCCTCGCGGAGACCGGGCGCATCCAGGGCGACTACCGGACCGTCGCCGCGCTGCATGAGCAACTGCTCGCCGAGGCCCGGGCACGCGGCGAGGCGCGCCACACCGTCTGGGCCCTGGAGGGCATCGCGCAGATCCACCGCAACACCGGTTCCTTCGACACCGCCCTGGCGATGTTCGAGGAGGCCGCCCAGCTGGCCGGTGACGCCGATGACCGGCGGGGCCGGGCCTGGGCGCTGCGCGGCATGGCCGACATCATCTCCGTACGCGACAACGACCCGGACCGCGCACTGGAGCTGCTGGCGGAGGCCGAGGTCGCCTGCCGGGAGATGAAGTTGTCGAGCGCCCTGGCGTACAACCACAAGATGCGCGCCAACGTGCTCTACCGCGCCGGACGCCACGAGGAGGCCCGGCAGGGCTACGCGGGGGCGCTGGAGGAGTTCCGGGCGATGGCTGAGCCCCGGGGCGAGGCGCTGGCGCGACTCGGCCTGGTGAAGTCGCTCGCCCGGCTCGGGCGGGACGCCGGGGAGACGGCCGCCGATCTGGACGCGCTGCGGGCCACGCTCGACCGGATCGGGCTGCTCAACGCCCGGGACATGGTCGACCGGGCGTACGCGGAGCTGGGCGTGGAGCGGTCCGGGGACACGGCGGCGGACGCGGGCGGTGGGCGATGA
- a CDS encoding phosphoribosyltransferase — translation MLFADRPDAGRRLAEALRPLAQSDPVVLGLPRGGVPVAFRVAQELGAPLDVIVVRKLGVPSHPELGFGAIGEGGVRIISDDIVRRAGVSDSDIAAVQEAEEAELRRRAREFRGDRPRIPLDGRTAVVVDDGIATGATALAACAVARAQGAAHVVLAVPVAPPSAAARLRKEADELVCLSSPVAFSAVGEWYRDFGQTPDEEVVALLARAARQTGPRLTSDVLVEAGGVDLPGTLTPAGGSGALVVFAHGSGSSRHSPRNRSVAAALNRAGLGTLLFDLLTADEEAEGGHVFDISALAGRLVDAAAWVRAHAPGPLGVFGASTGAAAALQAAAVLGAERETGIGAVVSRGGRPDLAGARLGEVRSPTLLLVGSRDTEVLDLNRRAQAQLRCENRLDVVPGATHLFEEPGTLDDVAERARDWFAGHLADGAV, via the coding sequence GTGCTGTTCGCCGACCGTCCCGACGCGGGCCGTCGGCTCGCCGAAGCCCTCCGGCCCCTCGCGCAGAGCGATCCCGTCGTGCTGGGACTCCCGCGCGGCGGTGTGCCGGTCGCCTTCCGCGTCGCTCAGGAGCTCGGCGCCCCGCTCGACGTCATCGTGGTCCGCAAACTGGGCGTCCCGAGCCACCCGGAACTGGGCTTCGGCGCCATCGGGGAGGGCGGCGTCCGGATCATCAGCGACGACATCGTGCGCCGGGCCGGGGTCTCGGACTCCGACATCGCGGCCGTCCAGGAGGCGGAGGAGGCCGAACTGCGCCGCCGTGCCCGCGAGTTCCGGGGCGACCGGCCGCGCATCCCGCTCGACGGGCGCACCGCGGTCGTCGTGGACGACGGGATCGCCACCGGCGCGACCGCGCTCGCCGCCTGCGCGGTGGCCCGGGCGCAGGGTGCCGCGCATGTGGTGCTGGCCGTACCGGTCGCACCGCCGTCCGCGGCGGCCCGGCTGCGGAAGGAGGCGGACGAGCTGGTCTGCCTGTCGTCGCCGGTCGCGTTCTCGGCGGTGGGCGAGTGGTACCGGGACTTCGGCCAGACCCCGGACGAGGAGGTCGTCGCGCTCCTGGCCCGGGCCGCGCGACAGACCGGGCCCCGGCTGACCAGCGACGTCCTGGTGGAGGCCGGCGGCGTCGACCTGCCGGGCACCCTCACCCCGGCCGGTGGCTCCGGGGCGCTCGTGGTGTTCGCCCACGGCTCCGGGAGCAGCCGGCACAGCCCGCGCAACCGGTCGGTCGCCGCGGCGCTGAACCGGGCCGGTCTCGGCACGCTGCTCTTCGACCTGCTCACCGCGGACGAGGAGGCGGAGGGCGGCCATGTCTTCGACATCTCGGCCCTCGCCGGCCGCCTGGTGGACGCCGCGGCCTGGGTGCGGGCCCATGCGCCCGGGCCCCTCGGCGTGTTCGGCGCCAGCACGGGCGCGGCCGCCGCGCTCCAGGCGGCGGCCGTTCTCGGCGCGGAGCGGGAGACGGGCATCGGCGCGGTCGTCTCGCGGGGCGGGCGGCCGGATCTGGCGGGCGCCCGCCTGGGCGAGGTCCGCTCCCCCACGCTGCTGCTCGTGGGCAGCCGGGACACCGAGGTGCTGGACCTGAACCGCCGGGCGCAGGCGCAGTTGCGCTGCGAGAACCGGCTCGACGTCGTCCCGGGCGCGACGCACCTCTTCGAGGAGCCGGGCACGCTGGACGACGTCGCCGAGCGGGCCCGCGACTGGTTCGCCGGGCACCTGGCCGACGGGGCCGTCTGA
- a CDS encoding Rossmann-like domain-containing protein, with amino-acid sequence MTAPTATTAPAPGSCDALVSRVLSGAYGPDPKALRVSTAFTIRQSVRHTGRAGGYRNEVLSLRIGAAVGSCAVEPGELPDGAADDCVGTDAATLLAHPLRAVRIAALDAFLMHILPHGPASGARPLPLPAGGSLEKSRARARAVVGLLDLPPGRTVLVVGVVNSLLEALRERGLRYVPCDLKGGTTEWDEPVRDDASDHLSRCDAVLASGMTLGNGTFEQLRTHALRHGKPLVMFAQTGSAVLPRLIGSGVTAVSAEPYPFFWLDGGPGTIHQYGGTR; translated from the coding sequence ATGACCGCGCCCACCGCCACCACCGCCCCGGCCCCCGGCTCGTGCGACGCGCTCGTCTCCCGCGTCCTGTCCGGCGCGTACGGGCCCGACCCGAAGGCCCTCCGCGTCAGCACCGCCTTCACCATCCGCCAGTCCGTCAGGCATACGGGACGGGCCGGCGGCTACCGCAACGAGGTCCTGAGCCTGCGCATCGGCGCCGCCGTCGGCTCCTGCGCGGTCGAACCGGGCGAGCTGCCGGACGGCGCCGCCGACGACTGCGTCGGCACCGATGCCGCCACGCTGCTCGCCCACCCGCTGCGGGCGGTACGGATCGCCGCGCTCGACGCCTTCCTCATGCACATCCTGCCGCACGGCCCCGCCTCGGGTGCCCGGCCGTTGCCGCTGCCCGCCGGGGGCTCCCTGGAGAAGTCGCGGGCCCGGGCGCGCGCCGTCGTCGGCCTGCTGGACCTCCCGCCCGGCCGCACGGTGCTCGTCGTCGGCGTCGTCAACTCGCTCCTGGAGGCGTTGCGCGAGCGCGGACTGCGGTACGTGCCCTGCGATCTGAAGGGCGGCACCACGGAGTGGGACGAGCCGGTACGTGACGACGCCTCGGACCACCTCAGCCGCTGCGACGCCGTCCTCGCCTCGGGGATGACCCTCGGCAACGGCACCTTCGAACAGCTCAGGACCCACGCGCTGCGCCACGGCAAGCCGCTCGTGATGTTCGCCCAGACGGGCAGCGCGGTCCTGCCCCGGCTCATCGGCTCGGGGGTCACCGCCGTCTCCGCGGAGCCGTACCCCTTCTTCTGGCTCGACGGCGGCCCCGGCACCATCCACCAGTACGGAGGCACCCGGTGA
- a CDS encoding AraC family transcriptional regulator has product MAAARPEITAWSPPVEGIAEVFHARFTDHAYPMHTHDAWTLLVVDEGMVRYDLDHHEHGVLTHTVTLLPPHVPHNGAAATPEGFRKRVLYLDTGQVDERLIGRAVDRPVLHDPALRGRIDSLHRTLADPGDELEAASRLALVAERLEQHLGDRVGSAPYVHDGRIAHRLRELLDATYVEGITLQEAGARLHAHHAHLVRAFSREFGMAPHQYVTGRRVDLARRLLLSGVPASAVAASAGFYDQSHLTRHFKRIVGTGPGHYARTRGA; this is encoded by the coding sequence ATGGCCGCAGCACGTCCCGAGATCACCGCGTGGTCGCCGCCCGTGGAGGGGATCGCCGAGGTCTTCCACGCGCGTTTCACCGACCACGCCTACCCCATGCACACGCACGACGCCTGGACGCTGCTGGTCGTGGACGAGGGCATGGTGCGCTACGACCTGGACCACCACGAGCACGGTGTCCTCACCCACACGGTGACGCTGCTGCCGCCGCACGTCCCGCACAACGGCGCGGCGGCCACCCCCGAGGGCTTCCGCAAACGCGTGCTGTATCTGGACACCGGCCAGGTGGACGAGCGGCTGATCGGCCGGGCGGTGGACCGGCCGGTGCTGCACGACCCGGCGCTGCGCGGCCGTATCGACAGCCTCCACCGCACGCTCGCGGACCCGGGCGACGAGCTGGAGGCGGCCAGCCGGCTCGCCCTGGTCGCGGAACGGCTCGAACAGCACCTGGGCGACCGGGTCGGCTCGGCCCCGTACGTCCACGACGGCAGGATCGCGCACCGCCTGCGCGAGCTGCTCGACGCGACGTATGTCGAGGGCATCACGCTCCAGGAGGCCGGTGCGCGGCTGCACGCCCATCACGCCCATCTGGTACGGGCGTTCAGCCGCGAGTTCGGGATGGCACCGCACCAGTACGTCACTGGCAGGCGGGTCGACCTGGCGCGGCGGCTGCTGCTCAGCGGGGTCCCGGCGTCGGCCGTCGCCGCATCGGCCGGTTTCTACGACCAGTCGCACCTGACCCGCCACTTCAAGCGGATCGTGGGAACGGGCCCGGGCCACTACGCCCGTACGCGCGGCGCGTGA
- a CDS encoding PLP-dependent cysteine synthase family protein, with translation MTTALLRPTGNRELLGLVGRTPLARITAPLPCPHPGFWAKLEGFGVGGMKARAAVSMLQGAEERGELRPGAPVVESTSGTLGIGIAFAGQALGHPVILVGDTELEPSMRQLLRAHGARLELVDRPAEEGGWQAARLARLHELLATLPDAYWPDQYNNPDNTAGYASLAAEIAGRLDRVDVLVCSVGTGGHSAGTAASLRGHWPALRLIGVDATGSAIFGQPARSRLMRGLGSSIHPRNVAHDLFDEVHWVGPAEAADSCRRLARGNFVSGGWSTGAVALVAAWAARVHPGAVVATVFPDGPHRYLGSVFDDGFHALHGLRTGTPATRPVEISHPGAAEATGWTRCTTVTDPRERR, from the coding sequence GTGACCACGGCACTCCTGCGCCCCACCGGCAACCGCGAACTGCTCGGCCTGGTCGGGCGCACCCCGCTCGCCCGGATCACCGCGCCCCTGCCCTGTCCGCACCCCGGATTCTGGGCCAAGCTCGAAGGCTTCGGGGTGGGCGGCATGAAGGCACGCGCCGCCGTCTCGATGCTCCAAGGAGCCGAAGAACGCGGCGAACTCCGCCCCGGCGCCCCGGTCGTGGAGTCGACGTCCGGCACCCTCGGCATCGGCATCGCCTTCGCGGGCCAGGCACTCGGACACCCCGTGATCCTGGTGGGCGACACCGAACTCGAACCGTCCATGCGGCAGTTGCTGCGCGCCCACGGCGCCCGGCTCGAACTGGTCGACCGCCCGGCCGAGGAGGGCGGCTGGCAGGCGGCCCGGCTCGCCCGCCTCCACGAGCTGCTGGCCACCCTGCCGGACGCCTACTGGCCCGACCAGTACAACAACCCCGACAACACCGCCGGTTATGCCTCGCTCGCCGCCGAGATCGCCGGCCGGCTCGACCGGGTGGACGTGCTGGTGTGCAGCGTCGGCACCGGCGGACACAGCGCCGGGACCGCCGCCTCGCTGCGCGGACACTGGCCCGCCCTGCGGCTGATCGGCGTCGACGCCACCGGCTCGGCCATCTTCGGCCAGCCCGCCCGCTCCCGGCTCATGCGCGGCCTCGGCAGCAGCATCCATCCCCGCAACGTCGCCCACGACCTCTTCGACGAGGTCCACTGGGTCGGCCCGGCCGAGGCCGCCGACAGCTGCCGCAGGCTCGCCCGGGGCAACTTCGTCAGCGGCGGCTGGAGCACCGGGGCCGTCGCCCTCGTCGCCGCCTGGGCCGCCCGCGTGCACCCGGGCGCGGTCGTGGCCACCGTCTTCCCCGACGGACCGCACCGGTACCTCGGCAGCGTCTTCGACGACGGCTTCCACGCCCTCCACGGCCTCCGTACGGGTACCCCCGCGACCCGCCCCGTCGAGATCTCCCACCCCGGCGCGGCGGAGGCCACCGGCTGGACCCGCTGCACCACGGTCACGGACCCCCGGGAGCGCCGATGA
- a CDS encoding polyprenyl synthetase family protein gives MTSPTASPVTAPRILARCRALVRPALSRAVRQLHPWHAEITAFSLGWDGVDGDDVPGAQGKGVRQALAVLGAEAVGAEARDAVPGAVAVELIHTFSLLHDDIMDGDETRRRRATAWKAYGTGPAVLAGDALFAQAVRTLTDAPGRQCAPALRLLAGTLTDLVHGQADDLLFESRPWTGPDAVRAHEYRQMAERKTGALLGCAAGLGALLGGAGRTEADALAAAGRHLGVAFQAADDVLGIWGDPAVTGKPVHGDLGRGKKTYPVLAALAAGGPAATELAALLRGGPLDEASVRRAAGLVEEAGGRAAATAEAHGHLERARACLESVSSAPDALEEMLTLFPYVVDRAL, from the coding sequence ATGACGTCGCCGACGGCCTCCCCGGTGACCGCACCGCGCATCCTGGCCCGCTGCCGCGCCCTGGTCCGCCCCGCCCTGTCCCGGGCCGTGCGCCAACTGCACCCGTGGCACGCCGAGATCACCGCGTTCTCGCTCGGGTGGGACGGGGTGGACGGCGACGACGTGCCGGGCGCCCAGGGCAAGGGCGTACGCCAGGCGCTGGCCGTGCTCGGCGCGGAGGCCGTCGGGGCGGAGGCGCGGGACGCGGTCCCCGGAGCGGTCGCCGTCGAGCTGATCCACACCTTCTCGCTGCTCCACGACGACATCATGGACGGCGACGAGACGCGCAGGCGGCGCGCCACCGCCTGGAAGGCCTACGGAACCGGTCCGGCGGTCCTCGCGGGGGACGCGCTGTTCGCCCAGGCGGTGCGGACGCTCACCGACGCGCCGGGCCGGCAGTGCGCCCCGGCGCTGCGGCTGCTCGCCGGCACCCTCACCGACCTGGTGCACGGCCAGGCCGACGACCTGCTCTTCGAGTCGCGGCCGTGGACCGGTCCCGACGCCGTGCGGGCGCACGAGTACCGGCAGATGGCCGAGCGCAAGACCGGTGCGCTGCTGGGCTGCGCCGCCGGCCTGGGTGCCCTGCTCGGGGGCGCCGGGCGCACGGAGGCCGACGCGCTGGCCGCGGCGGGGCGCCACCTGGGCGTGGCGTTCCAGGCGGCGGACGATGTGCTGGGGATCTGGGGCGATCCCGCGGTCACGGGCAAGCCGGTGCACGGTGACCTCGGGCGCGGCAAGAAGACGTACCCGGTGCTCGCCGCGCTCGCCGCAGGCGGCCCGGCCGCGACGGAGCTGGCGGCGCTGCTGCGCGGCGGCCCGCTCGACGAGGCATCGGTGCGGCGGGCCGCCGGGCTGGTGGAGGAGGCCGGCGGGCGGGCGGCCGCCACGGCGGAGGCGCACGGTCATCTGGAGCGGGCGCGGGCCTGCCTGGAGAGCGTCTCGTCGGCGCCCGACGCCCTGGAGGAGATGCTCACGCTGTTCCCGTACGTCGTGGACCGCGCCCTGTGA
- a CDS encoding discoidin domain-containing protein — MHRAGSALPARPRAGTLLITLLALVASSLVMLTAPGARAAESLLSQGKTATASSSEGAGYAASAAVDGNLTGTRWASEWSDPQWLQVDLGAKADLSRVVLTWESAFGKAYEIQASDNGSDWRTLKTVTNGDGGTDDLAVSGSGRYVRMNGTARAGGYGYSLWEFQVYGTTGSTNPDPGTGGAVRVTGSQGNWQLTVDGKPYQVKGLTWGPSVNDAARYMPDLKSMGVNTIRTWGTDGTSKPLLDAAAANGIRVVSGFWLQPGGGPGSGGCVNYLTDDAYKSSSLTEFAKWVDTYKSHPGVLMWNVGNESVLGLQNCYSGDELEKQRNAYTGFVNDVAKKIHTIDPDHPVTSTDAWTGAWPYYKRNAPDLDLYSMNSYGDICSVRTAWESGGYTKPYIITEGGPAGEWEVPDDANGVPDEPTDVQKAEGYTKAWNCVTAHQGVALGATFFHYGTEHDFGGVWFNVVPDGKKRLSYYALKKAYSGSTAGDNTPPVISDMTVQNAGGAPAGKEFTVRADVRDPDNDPVTYKIYLSGNYATGDKALVEATWRSTGNGTFAVTAPARLGVWKVYIQAEDGHGNAGIETKSVKVVVPPVSGTNIALGRPATASSAQAGSSGCPCTAAMAVDGRLDTRWASDWSDPQSIQVDLGERKSFRHLQLVWDPAYAKSYEVLVSDDGNSWRSVYTTTTGDGDADDLDLAQTARYVKLNLTQRGTAWGYSLWEFGIYS; from the coding sequence GTGCACAGAGCCGGTTCAGCCCTGCCCGCGAGACCCCGCGCGGGCACGCTGCTGATCACCCTTCTCGCCCTCGTCGCCTCGTCGCTGGTCATGCTGACCGCGCCGGGCGCCCGGGCCGCGGAATCCCTGCTCTCGCAGGGGAAGACCGCCACCGCGTCCTCGTCCGAGGGCGCCGGCTACGCGGCCTCGGCCGCCGTGGACGGCAACCTCACCGGAACGCGCTGGGCCAGCGAGTGGAGCGACCCCCAGTGGCTCCAGGTGGACCTGGGCGCCAAGGCCGACCTCAGCAGGGTCGTCCTGACCTGGGAGTCCGCCTTCGGCAAGGCGTACGAGATCCAGGCGTCCGACAACGGTTCCGACTGGCGCACCCTGAAGACCGTCACCAACGGCGACGGCGGCACCGACGACCTCGCGGTCAGCGGTTCCGGGCGCTACGTCAGGATGAACGGCACCGCCCGCGCCGGCGGCTACGGCTACTCCCTGTGGGAGTTCCAGGTGTACGGCACCACCGGCTCCACGAACCCGGACCCCGGCACCGGCGGGGCCGTCCGGGTCACCGGTTCGCAGGGCAACTGGCAGCTCACCGTCGACGGCAAGCCGTACCAGGTCAAGGGACTGACCTGGGGCCCGTCCGTCAACGACGCGGCGCGCTACATGCCCGACCTGAAGTCCATGGGCGTCAACACCATCCGGACCTGGGGCACCGACGGCACCTCCAAGCCGCTGCTCGACGCGGCGGCGGCCAACGGCATCCGCGTGGTCAGCGGCTTCTGGCTGCAGCCCGGCGGCGGCCCCGGCAGCGGCGGCTGCGTCAACTACCTGACCGACGACGCGTACAAGTCCTCGTCGCTCACCGAGTTCGCCAAGTGGGTGGACACGTACAAGAGCCACCCGGGTGTGCTCATGTGGAACGTCGGCAACGAGTCGGTGCTCGGCCTGCAGAACTGCTACAGCGGTGACGAGCTGGAGAAGCAGCGCAACGCCTACACCGGCTTCGTCAACGACGTCGCGAAGAAGATCCACACCATCGACCCGGACCACCCGGTCACGTCCACCGACGCCTGGACCGGTGCCTGGCCGTACTACAAGCGCAACGCCCCCGACCTGGACCTCTACTCGATGAACTCCTACGGAGACATCTGCTCGGTCCGCACCGCGTGGGAGTCCGGCGGCTACACCAAGCCCTACATCATCACCGAGGGCGGCCCGGCCGGTGAGTGGGAGGTCCCGGACGACGCCAACGGGGTCCCGGACGAGCCCACCGACGTACAGAAGGCCGAGGGGTACACCAAGGCGTGGAACTGCGTCACCGCCCACCAGGGTGTCGCGCTGGGCGCCACCTTCTTCCACTACGGCACCGAGCACGACTTCGGCGGTGTCTGGTTCAACGTGGTGCCGGACGGCAAGAAGCGGCTCTCCTACTACGCGCTGAAGAAGGCGTACAGCGGCTCCACCGCCGGTGACAACACCCCGCCCGTCATCAGCGACATGACGGTGCAGAACGCCGGCGGCGCCCCCGCGGGCAAGGAGTTCACCGTCCGCGCCGACGTCCGCGACCCGGACAACGACCCGGTCACGTACAAGATCTACCTGAGCGGCAACTACGCCACCGGCGACAAGGCCCTGGTGGAGGCCACCTGGCGGTCCACCGGCAACGGCACCTTCGCGGTGACCGCGCCCGCGCGGCTCGGGGTGTGGAAGGTGTACATCCAGGCCGAGGACGGGCACGGCAACGCCGGTATCGAGACCAAGTCGGTGAAGGTCGTGGTGCCCCCGGTCAGCGGCACCAACATCGCGCTCGGCCGCCCGGCCACCGCCTCCTCCGCCCAGGCAGGAAGCAGCGGCTGCCCGTGCACCGCGGCGATGGCGGTCGACGGACGCCTCGACACCCGGTGGGCCAGTGACTGGAGCGACCCGCAGTCCATCCAGGTCGACCTGGGGGAGCGGAAGTCGTTCCGCCACCTCCAGCTGGTGTGGGACCCGGCGTACGCCAAGTCCTACGAGGTGCTGGTCTCGGACGACGGCAACTCCTGGCGGTCGGTGTACACCACGACCACCGGTGACGGAGACGCCGACGACCTCGACCTCGCGCAGACCGCCCGCTATGTGAAGCTCAACCTCACCCAGCGCGGCACGGCGTGGGGCTACTCCCTCTGGGAGTTCGGCATCTACAGCTGA